A genomic stretch from Brassica oleracea var. oleracea cultivar TO1000 unplaced genomic scaffold, BOL UnpScaffold01586, whole genome shotgun sequence includes:
- the LOC106321412 gene encoding uncharacterized protein LOC106321412, which produces MEIYSIARSESSSLDVELLAVLQHLLVAQSTEHKDLLDIRNLLKPALEYSLSSTRPPQTLVAHQKLLWAIDARASVLRVDTKIAGFVLEMWYWWHSVLWKNCQIGLMSISEIGNCRIMSPSMLIQPVKTATIDQIL; this is translated from the exons ATGGAGATATATTCTATTGCTAGAAGTGAAAGTAGTTCGTTAGATGTAGAGTTACTTGCTGTACTTCAGCACCTCTTGGTGGCACAATCTACTGAACATAAG GATCTTTTGGATATTCGAAATCTGCTTAAACCTGCTCTAGAGTATTCCTTATCCTCAACAAGACCTCCACAGACTCTTGTAGCTCATCAAAAACTACTGTGGGCAATTGATGCCCGTGCCTCTGTCCTCCGGG TGGACACCAAAATTGCTGGTTTTGTTCTCGAAATGTGGTACTGGTGGCATTCTGTTTTGTGGAAAAATTGTCAAATCGGTCTCAtg AGTATCTCAGAGATCGGTAACTGTCGGATTATGTCGCCTTCTATGCTGATTCAGCCTGTGAAAACAGCTACCATTGATCAGATTCTGTAA